Proteins encoded by one window of Salicibibacter halophilus:
- a CDS encoding DeoR family transcriptional regulator, whose translation MQSSTDRMLTRIKSIYLFMSKEGRTVTTQELVDEFGTTQRTIQRDLNVLEYNNLVHSPSRGKWIAKRKKTHAS comes from the coding sequence TTGCAATCTTCAACCGACCGCATGCTCACCCGCATTAAGTCGATTTACTTGTTCATGAGTAAAGAAGGAAGAACGGTGACAACGCAAGAACTGGTTGATGAATTCGGCACTACTCAACGTACGATCCAGCGTGACCTAAACGTGCTGGAGTACAACAATCTTGTCCACAGTCCAAGCAGAGGAAAATGGATTGCTAAACGAAAAAAAACCCATGCATCATAA
- a CDS encoding YtoQ family protein — translation MELNVYLAGQIHDDWRETLKQKASKKDLPIHFFEPMTNHDRSDNIGEEILGEQPNAIFKDEAASAFNNLRTNVLMQKADVVLALFGDQYKQWNAAMDVGAATALNKPLILVRPESLHHPSKEMANQAQVVVNDLDQAIEALAYIFQNE, via the coding sequence ATGGAACTTAATGTTTACTTAGCCGGACAAATTCATGACGATTGGAGAGAAACGCTCAAACAAAAAGCAAGCAAGAAAGATCTCCCGATTCATTTTTTTGAACCGATGACCAATCACGACCGTTCCGACAATATTGGTGAAGAGATTCTCGGCGAGCAGCCAAATGCCATTTTTAAAGACGAAGCGGCTTCCGCGTTCAATAACTTGCGAACGAACGTGCTCATGCAAAAAGCTGATGTTGTACTCGCCCTATTTGGAGACCAATACAAACAATGGAATGCGGCCATGGATGTGGGTGCTGCTACTGCTCTAAACAAACCGTTAATATTGGTCCGCCCTGAATCATTGCATCATCCATCCAAAGAAATGGCCAACCAAGCGCAGGTGGTCGTTAATGACCTGGACCAGGCCATCGAAGCACTAGCTTATATTTTTCAAAACGAGTAA
- a CDS encoding PTS transporter subunit IIC, which produces MRAFLKKKGIDLSWRTYLITALSYLALGLFSSLIVGLIIQTAGEQVPRHLFIGTFLEDMGGLAMSLLGPAIGVSVAYALNAPPLVMFSAVVSGAAGEELGGPAGAFIAVLISVECGKLISKETRFDILLTPFVTIATGFVLASTIGPVIGNGLEAFGSVINWATAQEPLTMSIVVSALMGLALTLPVSSAAIAIMLGLDGLAAGAATVGCCAQMVGFAISSFRENRWGGLVSLGIGTSMLQVPNIVRNPWIVVPPTLAGMILAPIAVIYFGMENNPEGAGMGTSGFVGQIMTFTTMGFTMQVFILILVFHIVLPGVLTYLIDRGFRKSGRIKDGDMTIDQG; this is translated from the coding sequence ATGCGCGCTTTTCTAAAAAAGAAAGGGATCGACTTATCATGGCGTACATACCTGATCACGGCGTTGAGCTATTTGGCGTTAGGATTGTTTTCTTCCCTTATCGTCGGCCTAATTATACAAACGGCGGGTGAACAAGTCCCGCGACATCTATTTATCGGGACTTTTCTGGAAGACATGGGCGGGCTCGCCATGAGCCTTTTAGGACCCGCGATTGGGGTATCTGTCGCCTATGCCCTTAACGCGCCGCCCCTCGTTATGTTTTCGGCCGTGGTAAGCGGGGCTGCAGGAGAAGAATTAGGCGGACCGGCAGGGGCGTTTATTGCTGTTTTAATTTCCGTTGAATGTGGGAAATTGATTTCAAAAGAAACACGATTTGACATTCTTTTAACGCCTTTTGTTACGATAGCTACAGGTTTTGTATTAGCGTCTACAATTGGTCCGGTAATCGGAAACGGATTGGAAGCCTTTGGGTCCGTGATAAATTGGGCAACGGCACAAGAGCCCCTGACGATGAGCATCGTTGTTTCCGCGCTGATGGGATTGGCACTCACACTCCCCGTTTCCAGTGCAGCGATCGCGATCATGTTAGGGCTGGATGGATTGGCAGCGGGAGCAGCGACGGTCGGTTGCTGTGCACAGATGGTAGGGTTTGCGATCAGCAGTTTCCGTGAAAATCGGTGGGGAGGGCTTGTTTCGCTTGGCATCGGGACCTCGATGTTGCAAGTCCCCAATATCGTGCGCAATCCATGGATTGTCGTTCCTCCGACACTTGCCGGGATGATACTCGCGCCCATCGCGGTTATTTATTTCGGTATGGAAAACAATCCGGAAGGCGCCGGAATGGGTACCAGCGGCTTTGTAGGCCAGATTATGACATTTACGACGATGGGTTTTACCATGCAAGTCTTTATTCTTATACTTGTGTTTCACATTGTGCTTCCCGGGGTGCTGACGTATCTTATTGATCGGGGATTTCGAAAAAGCGGTCGTATTAAAGACGGAGATATGACGATTGATCAAGGGTAA
- a CDS encoding nuclease-related domain-containing protein, producing the protein MKLEDYISRYENDIHEYPSQFIRLKRERWKRLHRLWAKANQRVGNGLNMEEDWFAVENKNAIQQALQKLSRNHKKEQREPVKTNSGLDAEYEHLIGKSRASLHAFFYYELLQSQLRWASSSPSEVSVVDSNYRYDSRLREILRMLPDNYMVFYYPVFKIQQADIQMDVLLLSPSELYCVTYVEAPANTLFEVSSHRFWREFRSQNEHKRLNPLLAVKRMEDVARSIFQHNNVDLTVKKAVLFPDAFIDDSGYAGNAELLDHRAYQQWLGRISKPISPMKKEQFRAAKALLSKCKTKSISRSTGAETNGTYEP; encoded by the coding sequence GTGAAACTGGAAGATTATATCTCCCGATACGAAAACGACATTCACGAATACCCGAGTCAGTTTATCCGTTTAAAACGCGAGCGATGGAAACGCCTGCACCGTTTGTGGGCAAAAGCCAATCAACGTGTCGGGAACGGGCTTAACATGGAAGAAGATTGGTTCGCCGTGGAAAATAAAAACGCTATTCAACAAGCTTTGCAAAAATTGAGCAGGAACCATAAGAAGGAACAAAGAGAGCCTGTTAAAACAAACAGTGGCCTTGACGCTGAGTATGAGCATCTGATTGGGAAAAGCCGTGCGTCATTACATGCATTTTTTTACTATGAATTGCTGCAATCGCAGCTTCGATGGGCCTCTTCCTCGCCTTCGGAAGTGTCTGTGGTGGATAGCAATTATCGTTACGATAGCCGTTTGCGAGAAATCTTGCGGATGCTACCGGATAATTACATGGTCTTTTATTATCCTGTTTTCAAAATACAACAAGCGGATATTCAAATGGATGTCCTCTTGCTTTCTCCTTCCGAACTTTATTGTGTTACATATGTTGAAGCTCCGGCAAATACGTTGTTTGAAGTGAGCTCGCATCGTTTCTGGCGTGAATTTCGATCGCAAAACGAACATAAACGTTTGAATCCGTTATTGGCCGTGAAAAGAATGGAAGATGTTGCCCGTTCTATTTTTCAGCATAACAACGTCGACTTAACGGTAAAAAAAGCGGTGCTTTTCCCTGATGCTTTTATAGATGACAGCGGTTATGCCGGTAATGCGGAATTGCTTGATCATCGAGCCTATCAACAATGGCTGGGCAGGATCAGCAAGCCTATATCTCCAATGAAAAAAGAACAATTTCGTGCGGCAAAGGCATTGTTGAGCAAGTGTAAAACAAAGAGTATATCAAGGTCGACAGGGGCTGAAACAAACGGAACGTATGAACCATAA
- a CDS encoding pseudouridine synthase has product MNEQWRIDKWLSAAGVGSRKDVKKLLRKKAVRVNGETITDASEKINAREAVVTVNGEKIHYDPGPVYLMMNKREGRVSATADDRHRTVLDDIAGRNTELFPVGRLDKDTTGLLFLTTDGEWAHRLTTPRLDIEKEYEVLLDAEPHSEELQSLREGIQLKDGIETKPAKVSEGLQEKNGFRLWITVTEGKYHQVKRMFGAIGRQVNALKRVRVSNVRLDGHLEMGEYRSLTENELEAISYDIAKKTGKY; this is encoded by the coding sequence ATGAATGAACAATGGCGGATCGATAAGTGGCTGTCGGCCGCAGGCGTCGGTTCCCGTAAAGATGTAAAAAAGCTTTTACGGAAAAAAGCAGTGCGGGTGAATGGAGAAACAATTACCGATGCAAGTGAAAAAATAAACGCACGGGAAGCCGTTGTTACGGTTAATGGGGAGAAAATCCATTACGATCCCGGACCGGTATATTTGATGATGAACAAACGGGAGGGGCGCGTGAGCGCGACAGCAGACGACCGTCATCGGACTGTTCTAGATGATATTGCGGGCAGGAATACGGAATTGTTTCCCGTTGGACGGCTGGATAAAGATACGACCGGCTTGCTTTTTTTAACGACAGACGGGGAATGGGCACACCGTTTGACGACCCCGCGACTGGACATTGAGAAAGAATACGAAGTGTTGTTGGACGCAGAGCCGCACTCCGAAGAGCTTCAATCGTTACGAGAAGGCATACAATTGAAAGATGGAATAGAAACGAAGCCCGCGAAGGTTTCTGAAGGGTTACAAGAAAAGAATGGATTTCGCCTCTGGATAACGGTTACTGAGGGGAAATACCATCAAGTGAAACGGATGTTTGGGGCAATCGGCCGCCAAGTAAACGCGCTTAAACGGGTGCGAGTGAGTAATGTACGGTTGGATGGGCATTTGGAGATGGGAGAATACCGATCCTTGACAGAGAACGAACTTGAAGCGATTTCTTATGATATAGCAAAAAAAACCGGAAAATATTGA
- the trmB gene encoding tRNA (guanosine(46)-N7)-methyltransferase TrmB, which produces MRLRKRPGAMEVLRERPGIVPQKPEQLRGQWTEDKPLHVELGTGKGRFLARMAEKYPSTSFVGMEKMESVLSYAVEGMEQQDNVRLVHGNVSDLQDYFASGEIDRIYLNFTDPWPKNRHEKRRLTFPTFLRLYKEVLSPRGDIHLKTDNEDFFTYSVEQFSRNGYHLNNLTLNLHAHEPEDNVRTEYEQKFADRAQRIFRVEAYLPE; this is translated from the coding sequence ATGAGATTGAGGAAGCGCCCGGGAGCAATGGAGGTGCTTCGTGAGCGCCCCGGCATTGTGCCGCAAAAACCGGAACAACTGCGTGGTCAATGGACTGAGGACAAACCGCTTCACGTCGAGTTGGGAACTGGCAAGGGGCGTTTTTTGGCACGGATGGCAGAAAAGTACCCCTCCACTTCTTTTGTCGGTATGGAAAAAATGGAAAGTGTACTGTCGTATGCGGTCGAAGGGATGGAGCAGCAGGATAATGTACGTTTGGTACACGGCAACGTCTCTGATCTGCAGGATTATTTTGCTAGTGGAGAAATTGATCGCATTTATTTAAATTTTACCGATCCATGGCCGAAAAACCGCCATGAAAAACGGCGGCTTACATTCCCGACTTTTTTACGCTTGTATAAAGAGGTTCTGTCGCCGCGCGGGGACATCCATTTGAAAACGGACAATGAAGATTTTTTCACTTACTCCGTGGAGCAGTTTTCCCGAAATGGCTACCACCTTAACAACCTAACCCTTAACCTCCACGCGCATGAACCGGAGGATAATGTGCGCACGGAATATGAGCAAAAGTTTGCTGATCGGGCTCAACGGATTTTTCGGGTGGAGGCTTATCTGCCGGAGTAG
- a CDS encoding BCCT family transporter, translating into MNRKRRTQTIIDFKIFTPSLLIILAVSILFAVYTNESMALLDSIFNTIVDTFKWGYLWYALIILGIGLYLSFSKYGNVVLGDPLEKPRFSLFSYASMLVAMGVGATIMRTGMIHWSEPAIDPPFGLEPGSMEAILAGNSYSMFLWSFQTFAVFVMVAPAMAYILHVRKKPKMRISEACRVIFGDRFTDGLGGIVLDTLFMISILAGAAVTLGLGTPIVTYNLAELLNIEVTFPFTMIVTIIWVGIFTVSAYVGIEKGIKKLSTLNMYLAGLLAVFIIVVGPGLFILDFFTDSVRYLISNYVNFSLYTHSMELGGGTHIESHTVFWFAYNATWAMLHGVFAAVISKGRTVKEMILTYLMAPTLLAWVATGVLGGMSVHSHITGSVPVLDIVQNEGLEAAIPEILSSMPFETIVLIVFVIIATIFMVTTLDSTTYTIASYTTSRDMSKQAPPKNVRIVVAGVITVLALSLMSIGGLAPLEVLSGIMGIPIIVIQFLTVYAAVKMMDEDQAWKYNVRKD; encoded by the coding sequence ATGAACAGGAAAAGACGAACACAAACCATCATAGACTTTAAAATATTCACACCGTCCCTATTGATCATTTTGGCAGTCAGTATCCTGTTTGCCGTGTACACAAATGAATCGATGGCATTATTGGATAGCATATTTAATACCATTGTGGATACGTTTAAATGGGGATACTTATGGTATGCTCTGATCATTTTAGGGATAGGTTTATACTTATCATTTTCTAAATACGGAAATGTTGTTTTAGGAGACCCGCTGGAAAAGCCGAGATTTTCACTGTTCTCGTATGCTTCCATGTTAGTTGCCATGGGGGTCGGAGCTACGATCATGCGAACCGGGATGATTCATTGGAGCGAACCCGCGATCGATCCTCCTTTTGGACTTGAACCGGGCTCGATGGAAGCCATCCTCGCGGGGAATTCGTACAGTATGTTTTTATGGAGCTTTCAAACATTTGCCGTGTTTGTCATGGTCGCTCCCGCTATGGCTTATATCCTGCACGTGCGGAAAAAACCGAAAATGCGAATTTCTGAAGCGTGCCGTGTCATCTTTGGCGATCGATTCACAGATGGTTTAGGCGGCATTGTGTTGGATACACTTTTTATGATCAGTATCCTGGCAGGTGCTGCCGTGACACTGGGGCTTGGTACGCCGATCGTCACTTACAACTTAGCCGAATTGCTAAATATTGAAGTTACATTTCCCTTTACGATGATTGTCACGATTATTTGGGTAGGTATTTTTACCGTCAGTGCTTATGTCGGCATCGAAAAAGGGATTAAAAAATTAAGTACGCTAAATATGTATCTCGCCGGTCTATTGGCAGTATTTATTATTGTTGTAGGGCCAGGTTTGTTTATATTGGATTTTTTCACAGACTCGGTCCGTTATCTCATCTCTAATTACGTGAACTTCTCGCTTTACACCCATTCCATGGAACTGGGAGGCGGCACGCATATTGAAAGCCATACCGTGTTTTGGTTTGCTTATAACGCCACTTGGGCGATGTTGCACGGTGTATTTGCGGCGGTCATTTCAAAAGGCAGAACCGTCAAAGAAATGATCTTGACTTATTTAATGGCCCCGACGCTGCTCGCGTGGGTTGCGACAGGGGTTCTCGGCGGCATGAGTGTGCACAGCCATATCACCGGGTCTGTGCCGGTATTGGACATTGTGCAGAATGAAGGGCTGGAAGCAGCCATTCCCGAAATCTTGTCATCCATGCCTTTCGAGACAATCGTTCTCATTGTTTTTGTGATTATCGCGACGATTTTTATGGTAACGACACTCGATTCAACAACGTATACGATTGCTTCCTATACGACAAGCCGGGACATGAGCAAACAGGCGCCCCCCAAAAATGTAAGGATTGTAGTAGCAGGCGTCATAACCGTTCTAGCTCTCTCCCTGATGAGCATCGGGGGACTGGCCCCGCTGGAAGTGCTTTCCGGGATTATGGGAATACCGATCATCGTTATCCAGTTCCTCACCGTTTATGCAGCGGTTAAAATGATGGACGAGGATCAAGCCTGGAAATATAACGTAAGAAAAGATTAG
- a CDS encoding M42 family metallopeptidase, translated as MDKQTKNMFRTLTEMPGPPGHEHQVRAYVKKALDKYANEIVQDKLGSVFGVKKGQPQDPKVMVAGHMDEVGFMVTSVNKKGLIKFQPLGGWWSQVLLAQQVTVMTDNGPIPGVIGSTPPHLLSEQVRKKPMAMDKMYIDIGADDHEDAERLGVRPGAPIVPVCSFTPMANEKKIMAKAWDNRYGVGLSIELLKEVENEELPNTLYSGATVQEEVGLRGAQTAANMIRPDIFFAVDASPANDTTVQQGEFGQLGKGALLRIYDGTMITHRGMRDFVLDTAESGDIPYQYFVSPGGTDAGRVHTSGDGVPSAVVGVCARYIHTGASILHVDDYAAAKELITTLVRKADRTTVEAIHSQA; from the coding sequence ATGGACAAACAAACGAAAAACATGTTTCGCACGTTGACTGAGATGCCGGGTCCCCCGGGCCATGAGCATCAAGTGCGGGCTTATGTAAAAAAAGCGCTGGACAAATATGCAAATGAGATTGTTCAAGATAAGTTGGGCAGTGTTTTCGGTGTCAAAAAAGGACAACCGCAAGATCCCAAGGTGATGGTCGCCGGACACATGGATGAAGTCGGGTTCATGGTTACATCGGTGAATAAAAAAGGACTTATTAAATTTCAACCGCTTGGGGGATGGTGGAGCCAAGTGCTCCTTGCACAACAAGTGACGGTAATGACGGATAATGGCCCAATCCCCGGTGTTATCGGCTCTACGCCTCCGCATCTTCTTAGCGAACAAGTTCGTAAGAAACCGATGGCGATGGACAAAATGTACATTGATATCGGCGCCGACGATCATGAGGATGCGGAACGGCTGGGCGTTCGTCCGGGCGCTCCTATCGTGCCCGTATGTTCTTTTACGCCAATGGCGAATGAGAAAAAAATAATGGCAAAAGCTTGGGACAATCGTTATGGTGTCGGATTATCCATTGAGTTGCTCAAAGAAGTGGAGAACGAGGAGCTTCCAAATACCTTGTACTCAGGCGCCACCGTGCAAGAGGAAGTAGGTTTGCGCGGTGCGCAGACGGCCGCAAACATGATTCGTCCGGATATTTTCTTTGCCGTGGACGCGAGCCCTGCGAACGATACGACCGTTCAACAAGGAGAGTTCGGGCAACTTGGCAAAGGGGCGCTGCTGCGCATTTATGACGGGACAATGATTACCCATCGAGGCATGCGCGACTTTGTGCTTGATACAGCCGAAAGCGGAGACATCCCTTATCAATACTTTGTCTCTCCCGGAGGCACGGATGCGGGCAGGGTCCATACTTCAGGCGATGGAGTTCCTTCCGCGGTTGTCGGTGTCTGCGCGCGTTATATTCACACCGGCGCATCTATTCTGCATGTGGACGATTACGCTGCTGCAAAAGAACTAATCACAACGCTTGTGCGGAAAGCCGACCGCACCACGGTAGAAGCCATTCATTCGCAGGCTTAA
- a CDS encoding PepSY domain-containing protein, with the protein MKITDVLIGVAVGFATGYAVKEACAQKDVSPEKALKQVKSNVQHRIPVNGSWIHMNPEHYEKNYVDYDVYRGGISSNESGQTRQMDFVVDAKTGAILELGKQ; encoded by the coding sequence ATGAAAATCACAGATGTGCTCATCGGCGTTGCGGTCGGTTTTGCTACAGGCTACGCAGTAAAAGAAGCTTGTGCCCAGAAAGACGTCTCTCCCGAAAAAGCACTCAAACAGGTGAAATCAAATGTACAACATCGCATCCCCGTGAACGGTTCCTGGATCCACATGAACCCGGAACATTATGAAAAAAATTACGTCGACTACGATGTTTATCGAGGCGGAATCTCCAGCAACGAAAGTGGACAAACAAGGCAAATGGACTTCGTTGTGGACGCGAAAACAGGCGCGATTTTGGAATTGGGCAAGCAATAA
- a CDS encoding phosphotransferase family protein, giving the protein MEYLDTHKKEKRKKWLENLLGRDWELETAGGSTGEAFSARDGEQKLFLKCNSSPFLAVLSAEGIVPKLLWTKRLTNGDVITAQRWVNGRKLRPREMKQPGVAALLGRIHRSTELLDLLKRIESKVKTPEVLLQQLCAYTLPADQQSAIIFRAYEFLKARKSAVYYDDFVVCHCDMNHNNWIMDEEEGLFLVDWDGASVADPALDLSILLHWYVPKEGWQPWLEAYELDLNDRLLERMHWYIVWHTLEWILSKGIYEDRGYMQVWLRYLGALVEEDDWRIACLED; this is encoded by the coding sequence ATGGAATATTTGGATACTCACAAAAAAGAAAAACGAAAAAAATGGCTAGAGAATTTATTGGGAAGAGATTGGGAATTGGAAACAGCGGGCGGATCCACGGGCGAAGCCTTTTCAGCCAGAGATGGCGAGCAAAAACTGTTTCTGAAATGCAATTCTTCCCCTTTTTTAGCTGTGCTTTCCGCAGAAGGAATAGTTCCTAAACTTCTCTGGACGAAACGGCTTACTAATGGAGATGTGATTACTGCCCAAAGATGGGTGAATGGCAGAAAACTGAGGCCGAGGGAGATGAAACAACCGGGGGTAGCGGCGCTCTTGGGGCGGATTCATCGATCAACGGAATTGCTTGATTTGCTAAAACGCATTGAATCCAAAGTGAAGACCCCAGAGGTTTTGCTTCAGCAACTTTGTGCATATACGCTCCCTGCTGATCAGCAATCGGCCATCATATTTAGGGCCTATGAGTTTTTGAAAGCAAGAAAATCAGCTGTTTACTACGATGATTTTGTCGTTTGCCATTGTGACATGAACCATAACAATTGGATCATGGATGAAGAAGAAGGGCTGTTTCTTGTGGATTGGGACGGGGCTTCCGTTGCTGATCCGGCCTTGGATTTAAGCATCCTGCTTCATTGGTATGTGCCGAAAGAAGGTTGGCAGCCATGGTTGGAGGCATATGAGCTTGACTTGAATGATCGGCTCCTGGAGAGAATGCATTGGTATATCGTTTGGCATACGCTTGAGTGGATCTTAAGCAAAGGAATATATGAAGACAGGGGATATATGCAAGTATGGCTCCGTTATCTAGGTGCTTTAGTGGAAGAGGATGACTGGCGTATCGCGTGTTTGGAGGATTAA
- the cysK gene encoding cysteine synthase A, with protein MSVYTNVSDLVGETPLVRLNQVTDRQGADVYLKLEFQNPSGSVKDRAAREMIVQAENSGKLNNDSTIIEPTSGNTGIGLAMNAAAKGYACILTMPDTMSLERINILKAYGAKVVLTPGDKKMPGAIDKANELAEEIPNSFIPMQFENEANPDAHRKSTALEIKEAMDKIGRPLKGFVAASGTGGTITGTGETLRSYYPDLSIHVVEPKGSPVLSGGKPGPHKLVGTSPGFVPPILNEEIYNQIDAINDENAYDTVHALAREEGILVGPSSGAACFAALELAKQCQPGEIVVAIACDTGERYLSTDLFDQ; from the coding sequence TTGTCTGTTTATACAAATGTCTCAGATCTCGTTGGCGAGACACCTTTAGTACGTTTAAACCAAGTCACGGACCGCCAAGGAGCAGATGTTTACTTAAAACTGGAATTCCAAAATCCGAGCGGAAGTGTGAAAGACAGGGCTGCACGTGAAATGATTGTTCAAGCGGAGAACAGCGGCAAGTTGAATAACGATTCAACCATTATTGAGCCGACATCCGGCAATACAGGGATTGGACTGGCGATGAATGCCGCTGCTAAAGGGTATGCTTGCATTTTGACGATGCCCGACACCATGTCCCTCGAGCGCATAAATATCCTTAAAGCGTATGGCGCTAAAGTTGTTTTAACACCCGGAGACAAAAAGATGCCCGGAGCGATTGACAAAGCCAATGAATTGGCGGAAGAAATCCCGAACAGTTTCATCCCGATGCAATTCGAAAATGAGGCAAACCCCGATGCCCACAGGAAATCGACAGCACTGGAAATTAAGGAAGCCATGGACAAGATCGGTCGCCCATTAAAAGGATTTGTGGCAGCTTCCGGAACCGGCGGAACGATAACCGGCACAGGCGAAACACTGCGCTCCTATTATCCGGACCTCTCCATCCATGTTGTAGAGCCGAAAGGCTCCCCCGTACTTTCCGGCGGAAAACCGGGACCGCATAAACTTGTGGGCACTTCCCCAGGCTTCGTGCCACCGATCTTAAACGAGGAAATCTATAACCAAATCGATGCCATCAATGACGAAAATGCCTATGATACCGTCCATGCCCTCGCGCGTGAAGAAGGCATCCTTGTAGGTCCATCATCAGGCGCGGCTTGCTTTGCGGCACTCGAACTCGCCAAACAATGCCAACCTGGGGAAATTGTCGTGGCAATCGCCTGTGACACTGGTGAACGGTATTTATCTACGGATCTGTTTGATCAGTAG
- the thpR gene encoding RNA 2',3'-cyclic phosphodiesterase: MEAERLHYFLALSVPEDVQKKINELTNLRELAFFTSVTHIRDYHITLFFLGGVVDKELELLYKKLPVLVQQIPAFDVQLNQAGVFGKEERPRVLFAGVKRTRPLLDLQAAVAKGCVEAGFHEEKRPFRPHITIAKRRNQGGTFPMQKVVNETKHWKDIQWRVKEVGLYAVRLGQLPRYELKASFPLMQH, encoded by the coding sequence ATGGAAGCTGAACGATTGCATTACTTTTTGGCGCTTTCCGTCCCGGAGGATGTGCAGAAAAAGATTAATGAGCTTACCAACTTGCGTGAATTGGCCTTCTTTACATCCGTTACCCACATTCGCGACTACCACATCACGCTTTTTTTTCTTGGAGGCGTTGTTGACAAGGAACTGGAACTTTTATATAAAAAGTTGCCGGTCTTAGTGCAGCAAATCCCTGCTTTCGATGTGCAGTTAAATCAAGCAGGGGTGTTTGGCAAAGAGGAGCGTCCACGGGTATTATTCGCGGGCGTCAAGCGAACTCGGCCGTTGCTTGACCTGCAGGCCGCAGTGGCGAAAGGCTGTGTCGAAGCGGGTTTTCATGAAGAAAAACGACCGTTTCGTCCGCATATTACCATCGCGAAACGCAGAAATCAGGGAGGAACTTTCCCGATGCAAAAAGTCGTGAATGAAACGAAACATTGGAAAGACATTCAATGGCGAGTAAAAGAAGTCGGCTTATACGCTGTCCGTTTGGGACAGTTGCCCCGGTATGAACTTAAGGCCAGCTTTCCGCTTATGCAGCATTAG